A window from Chelmon rostratus isolate fCheRos1 chromosome 13, fCheRos1.pri, whole genome shotgun sequence encodes these proteins:
- the si:ch211-184m13.4 gene encoding G-protein coupled receptor 183 codes for MTGGMAVENITLDTAENSPNQSGCDVFVYQRAAVVLFPIFYSVVFIISACGNSLVLYVICQRKQKFNSTSIYLVNLALSDTLFTLALPGRITYYIRHFDWPFGDLLCRLTTLLFFANTYAGIGFMTCISLDRYLAMVHPHRLQCLRSVRVVRRVCCLVWALVSLQIAPLLFRSMLHEDQERQTCMEYFNFEGSRFTPYLLLLACAISFCCPLMIIVGCYAKINLKLRAAAKQNSVTGRSKRNHRANTIILLILLTFLTCFSPYHLNVMQFMSRKIYHQPTCEELRAFKVSLQVTVSLMNFNCCLDPVIYFFAIKTYKKRVLSLFKDYLYTSGASSKMTAENSSSNT; via the exons ATGACAGGTGGGATGGCTGTTGAAAATATCACTCTGGACACAGCTGAAAACTCTCCAAACCAGAGcggctgtgatgtgtttgtctACCAAAGAGCTGCAGTGGTCCTCTTCCCAATTTTCTATTCTGTGGTTTTCATCATCAGTGCATGCGGCAACAGCCTGGTTCTCTATGTAATCTGCCAGAGGAAGCAGAAGTTTAACTCAACCTCCATCTATCTGGTCAACCTTGCTCTGTCTGATACCCTGTTCACTCTGGCACTGCCTGGCAGAATTACTTACTACATCCGCCACTTTGACTGGCCCTTTGGTGACCTTCTCTGCAGACTGACCACTCTTCTCTTCTTTGCAAATACCTATGCAG GTATTGGCTTCATGACTTGTATCAGTCTAGATCGATACTTGGCCATGGTGCACCCACACCGGCTGCAGTGTTTGCGGAGTGTGAGGGTGGTTCGCAGGGTCTGCTGcctggtctgggctctggtaTCCCTGCAGAtagctcctctgctgttccGCAGCATGCTGCATGAGGACCAGGAAAGACAAACCTGCATGGAGTACTTCAACTTTGAGGGCTCTCGCTTTACCCCTTATCTCCTGCTTCTCGCCTGTGCCATCTCCTTCTGCTGTCCGCTCATGATCATCGTGGGCTGCTACGCCAAGATCAACCTGAAGCTGCGCGCTGCAGCCAAGCAGAACTCTGTAACCGGCCGTTCAAAGAGGAATCACAGGGCCAACACCATtattctcctcatcctcctcaccttcctcaCATGCTTCAGTCCATACCACCTCAACGTTATGCAGTTTATGTCCAGAAAGATATATCACCAGCCAACCTGCGAGGAACTGAGGGCCTTTAAGGTGTCCTTACAG GTAACCGTCTCACTAATGAACTTCAACTGCTGCTTGGACCCAGTCATCTACTTCTTTGCTATTAAGACCTACAAGAAGCGGGTGCTGAGCCTGTTTAAGGACTATCTGTACACTTCTGGCGCCTCCTCCAAAATGACagctgagaacagcagcagcaacacctgA
- the gpr183a gene encoding G-protein coupled receptor 183-A, producing the protein MGSTTVPVTFTSTHTSNDSKNSACDTLYAHRDYARVLMPLFYCVVFIVGLFGNSLALHVIRPNLKKMNSTTLYSLNLVISDILFTLSLPVRIVYYALGFHWPLGEVLCKTSGLIFYINTYAGVNFMTCLSVDRFIAVVLPLRFGRLRKVSNVRYICVVVWLVVLAQTLPLLSMDMANEEPDGYITCMEYPNFEKVDHIATILIGAVFLGYVIPVVTILVCYSILCSKLHFTAKNNHLTEKSGRSRKAIGVICCVALVFVLCFSPYHINLLQYMVRKLVSSPDCTDLTAFQVSLHITVCLMNLNSCLDPFIYFFACKGYKRKVLKLLKLQVSMSFSSAVRTSPEGSSKDVIDGNKFQLGSTIGSTSERLTERRVLRHE; encoded by the coding sequence ATGGGGTCAACCACTGTGCCTGTGACCTTtacctccacacacaccagcaacGACTCTAAAAATTCTGCCTGTGACACCCTGTACGCCCACCGGGACTATGCCAGGGTCCTCATGCCTCTTTTCTATTGCGTTGTGTTCATCGTGGGACTGTTCGGTAACAGCCTCGCCCTCCACGTCATCCGTCCCAATCTGAAGAAGATGAACTCCACCACCTTGTACTCTCTTAACCTGGTCATTTCTGACATCCTCTTCACCCTGTCCCTGCCTGTGAGGATTGTCTACTATGCTCTGGGCTTCCACTGGCCTCTGGGTGAGGTGCTGTGCAAGACCTCAGGCCTCATCTTCTATATCAACACCTATGCAGGGGTCAATTTCATGACCTGCCTCAGTGTAGACCGCTTCATTGCTGTGGTCCTTCCTCTGCGCTTCGGCCGACTCAGGAAGGTCAGTAACGTGCGCTACATTTGTGTAGTTGTGTGGCTGGTGGTCCTGGCGCAGACCCTCCCCCTGCTGAGCATGGATATGGCCAACGAGGAACCTGATGGCTACATCACCTGTATGGAATACCCCAACTTTGAGAAGGTCGACCACATTGCCACGATCCTGATTGGTGCTGTCTTCCTTGGGTATGTCATCCCTGTGGTGACCATCCTTGTGTGTTACTCCATCTTGTGCTCCAAACTCCACTTCACAGCCAAGAACAACCACTTGACAGAAAAGTCTGGCCGGAGCCGCAAGGCCATCGGTGTGATCTGCTGTGTAGCCCTGGTGTTTGTTCTCTGCTTCAGCCCTTATCACATTAACCTCCTGCAGTACATGGTCCGCAAGCTGGTGTCGAGCCCCGACTGCACCGATCTCACCGCCTTTCAGGTGTCGCTGCACatcactgtgtgtctgatgaaCCTCAACTCCTGTTTGGATCCTTTTATCTACTTCTTCGCCTGCAAAGGCTACAAGAGGAAAgttctgaagctgctgaagctaCAGGTCAGCATGTCCTTCTCCAGTGCGGTGAGGACGTCACCTGAAGGCTCCTCTAAGGATGTAATTGATGGCAACAAGTTCCAACTAGGTTCCACGATAGGTTCAACCAGTGAGAGACTCACAGAAAGGAGAGTACTGCGGCATGAGTAA